In the Nitrospirales bacterium LBB_01 genome, one interval contains:
- a CDS encoding response regulator, translated as MKEFIKNVEILRKHPRVLFSYTVICLIALITTAVWSKNLAMKNLHNEALEHLHMYEYYLSDKVGDYSKQTQILSENPLIINFCKHPNEIETMNEYLSVFNSSVGGAVTYIINKDGLTLSSSNSKSSESFIGKNYSFREYFQRAIKGKANTYIALGVVTNKLGYFSAYPVIDGSDIVGVVVIKYNLQFFEPQTNEVKGILLLADNNDVIFTSNDDKYLYHTISKLSDQTLQKIKDSKQYGANTLLPLPIIKSIVKDNLNVVTLRQKNRADNKYTDVEYIMEEAKTPENNWHIHLLVDTSPVNKEVFKDILYVLLIIMLLSLLGVFNSMMIADIKRRKLYEKGIENKNIELERKVNERTHKLSEYTTLLLREISEHVSTESELLKAKELAEKANRAKSTFLASMSHEFRTPMNGIIGMTNLALDTHLDSEQREYLNIVKNSSTHLLSLLNDVLDFSKIEAGKMEIQETDFDLFTTIKTTVEPLAITARNKGVNVTVEISPDVPIVLRGDAGRLRQVLVNLIGNSLKFTEHGKIELKVDLAHKVLQIDSPSDEETQMLYFAISDTGIGIPKENLDGIFESFTRVESFSTKKYEGTGLGLAIVKKVVAMLGGDIWVESELGKGSTFHFTSTFKVLSKQAIDAAHIEKIEFSSKRILVVDSNTSQNKKTAEMIRSEGFNVDSASNGYEAIGKLNYSPTAYDIVILDFQLNDMDGFVFSKNVRAIEKLSKVRIILLVSAGLKGDDAQCRTYGISGFMVKPVYKSDLIEILSMLIENWDNPMTPLLTRHMLQRSRRSLSILIAEDNIVNQTVAVKLLQKRGIMPVVVANGREAVDLSAKTRFDVILMDVQMPEMDGFKATGLIRSTEINKDVPIIAMTANALAGDRERCLDAGMTDYISKPLEANDLYALIDKYTAGGQTFIKYPESTLDNISSEQLSVPAQRTSAMSLNIKKTLKRVNDDEGILRDMWEAFVEDAPRQVAFLKAQFEARNFEGLKKQVHLIKGMSANVGATALKSEAFRMEAALIKMNDKFEDETKIRTFVENIQFESAKVLVDMKTYLSSKSVGEIH; from the coding sequence ATGAAGGAATTTATAAAAAATGTAGAAATATTAAGAAAACACCCTCGTGTTTTATTTTCATATACTGTAATTTGTCTTATAGCGCTGATAACGACTGCCGTTTGGTCAAAAAACTTAGCAATGAAAAATCTGCACAATGAAGCTCTGGAGCATTTACATATGTATGAGTACTATTTGTCAGACAAGGTGGGAGATTACTCCAAACAAACGCAAATTTTGTCAGAAAATCCTTTAATCATCAATTTTTGTAAGCATCCCAACGAGATTGAAACTATGAATGAATACCTGTCGGTGTTTAATTCCTCTGTTGGCGGTGCTGTAACCTATATCATTAATAAAGATGGACTTACGCTCTCATCAAGTAACTCTAAATCCAGTGAAAGTTTCATCGGTAAAAACTATAGTTTCAGGGAATATTTTCAGAGAGCCATTAAAGGGAAAGCAAATACATATATTGCCCTTGGCGTGGTAACAAATAAACTCGGGTATTTTTCCGCTTATCCAGTGATAGACGGCAGTGATATAGTTGGGGTGGTTGTCATCAAATATAATTTACAATTTTTTGAGCCACAAACTAATGAAGTCAAAGGAATATTATTGCTTGCAGATAATAACGATGTGATTTTTACCTCAAATGACGATAAATACCTTTACCACACTATCAGCAAATTGTCAGATCAAACTTTACAAAAAATTAAGGACAGCAAACAATACGGTGCGAATACTTTATTGCCGCTTCCGATAATTAAATCAATCGTAAAGGATAATTTAAATGTAGTGACGCTTCGTCAAAAAAATAGAGCCGACAACAAATATACAGATGTTGAGTACATTATGGAGGAGGCAAAAACCCCTGAAAATAATTGGCATATACATTTACTTGTGGATACTTCGCCGGTTAACAAGGAGGTTTTCAAAGACATCTTATACGTACTTCTGATAATAATGCTTTTGTCTCTTTTGGGTGTGTTCAACTCGATGATGATAGCAGATATAAAAAGACGCAAGCTCTATGAAAAGGGAATTGAGAATAAAAATATAGAGTTAGAACGAAAGGTGAATGAGAGAACCCACAAACTTAGCGAATACACTACACTGTTGCTGAGAGAAATATCAGAACATGTTAGTACCGAGTCTGAATTACTCAAGGCAAAGGAATTAGCGGAGAAGGCAAACCGTGCAAAAAGCACATTTTTAGCCAGCATGAGCCATGAGTTTCGCACTCCGATGAACGGTATAATCGGAATGACTAACCTTGCGCTGGATACTCACCTTGACAGCGAACAAAGGGAATACCTCAACATAGTTAAAAACTCGTCAACCCATCTTTTGAGCCTTTTAAACGACGTGTTGGATTTCTCCAAAATAGAAGCCGGTAAGATGGAAATTCAGGAAACAGATTTTGACTTGTTTACAACTATTAAAACCACAGTAGAACCACTTGCGATTACGGCAAGAAACAAAGGGGTAAATGTTACTGTCGAAATTTCGCCAGACGTTCCAATTGTACTAAGAGGAGACGCCGGACGGTTGCGGCAGGTGTTGGTTAATTTAATTGGCAACTCGCTAAAATTTACAGAGCACGGCAAAATTGAGTTGAAAGTGGATTTAGCGCATAAAGTTTTACAGATAGACTCTCCTTCTGATGAGGAAACTCAGATGTTATATTTTGCAATATCTGATACCGGAATAGGAATTCCTAAAGAAAACTTAGACGGAATTTTTGAAAGTTTTACACGGGTGGAAAGTTTTTCAACAAAAAAATATGAAGGCACAGGGCTTGGCCTTGCGATAGTAAAAAAAGTTGTGGCAATGCTTGGCGGCGATATTTGGGTGGAAAGCGAACTTGGTAAGGGCAGCACTTTTCATTTCACATCTACATTTAAAGTTTTATCAAAACAAGCCATAGATGCTGCACATATTGAAAAGATTGAATTTAGCTCAAAGCGCATACTTGTTGTTGACAGTAACACCTCCCAAAACAAGAAGACAGCCGAGATGATTCGCAGTGAGGGATTTAACGTTGACAGCGCTTCAAACGGTTATGAGGCAATCGGTAAGCTTAACTATTCACCTACGGCGTATGACATAGTCATTTTAGATTTCCAACTTAACGACATGGATGGTTTTGTATTTTCTAAAAACGTGAGAGCCATTGAAAAACTGTCTAAGGTTAGAATAATTCTGCTTGTATCTGCCGGGTTAAAAGGAGATGATGCGCAGTGCCGTACATATGGCATTTCAGGGTTTATGGTCAAACCAGTTTATAAGTCTGATTTAATTGAAATACTCTCTATGTTGATAGAGAATTGGGACAACCCAATGACTCCTCTTTTGACTCGGCACATGTTGCAAAGGTCACGAAGGTCTCTTAGTATTTTGATAGCAGAGGATAACATTGTAAACCAAACAGTTGCCGTCAAGCTTTTGCAAAAACGAGGGATTATGCCGGTAGTGGTTGCAAACGGACGTGAGGCGGTAGATTTATCTGCTAAAACCCGTTTTGATGTTATTCTTATGGATGTGCAAATGCCTGAGATGGATGGTTTTAAAGCGACAGGTCTTATCAGAAGCACTGAAATAAATAAAGATGTGCCTATAATAGCAATGACAGCCAATGCGCTTGCTGGAGACCGGGAGCGATGTCTGGATGCTGGTATGACCGATTATATTTCAAAACCTTTGGAGGCGAATGATTTATACGCATTAATTGACAAATACACGGCAGGCGGTCAGACTTTTATTAAATACCCCGAATCTACACTGGATAATATTTCCTCAGAACAACTGTCAGTCCCTGCTCAAAGGACATCTGCAATGTCGTTAAACATAAAGAAAACGTTAAAGAGAGTTAATGATGATGAGGGAATTCTCAGAGACATGTGGGAGGCTTTCGTTGAGGATGCTCCACGGCAGGTTGCGTTTCTCAAAGCCCAGTTTGAAGCGAGGAATTTTGAGGGTTTAAAGAAGCAGGTACATTTGATTAAGGGAATGTCAGCCAACGTTGGGGCAACGGCGCTTAAGAGTGAAGCATTTAGGATGGAGGCGGCACTTATAAAAATGAATGACAAATTTGAAGATGAGACAAAAATACGCACCTTTGTAGAGAATATACAGTTTGAATCAGCGAAGGTTTTAGTAGATATGAAAACATACCTTTCTTCAAAATCTGTGGGTGAAATTCATTAA
- a CDS encoding EcsC family protein, translating into MAELNEGMLMKALDYCYERSVNGLPGLDTAEEFARNYSCGSGSIESKAKRLVNIQTAKAGVSGFVTGIGGIITLPVAIPANLGSILYLQIRMIAAVAVMGGHDIRTDEIKSLVYLCLCGSASANIMKDLGLLITNRPMVSAVKGISRMTITKINQGVGFRLLTRFGQGGLVNIVKAAPLVGGIIGGIVDAITTKATGKFAINYFLRNS; encoded by the coding sequence ATGGCTGAACTAAATGAAGGAATGCTGATGAAGGCTTTAGATTATTGCTATGAACGTTCTGTTAATGGATTGCCTGGACTTGATACTGCTGAAGAGTTTGCCCGTAATTATTCATGTGGCAGCGGCTCAATAGAGTCAAAAGCAAAGCGGCTTGTAAACATACAGACCGCAAAAGCAGGGGTTTCCGGTTTTGTTACCGGCATTGGAGGGATAATAACGCTGCCTGTTGCAATACCGGCAAATTTGGGTTCTATTTTATATCTTCAAATTCGCATGATTGCAGCAGTAGCCGTGATGGGAGGTCATGACATAAGGACAGATGAGATAAAGTCTCTTGTGTATCTTTGTCTTTGTGGCAGCGCATCAGCAAACATTATGAAGGATTTAGGGTTACTTATCACTAACAGGCCTATGGTCAGCGCGGTAAAAGGAATATCCCGGATGACAATCACAAAAATCAATCAGGGTGTGGGGTTTCGTTTGCTGACCAGATTTGGGCAAGGCGGCCTTGTCAATATAGTTAAAGCAGCTCCTCTTGTTGGAGGCATTATCGGAGGAATTGTTGATGCAATTACAACTAAGGCAACCGGAAAGTTTGCGATTAATTACTTTTTGAGAAACTCGTAA
- a CDS encoding response regulator → MRILIADDDFAIRTLLQQFLGDYGEVDAAVSGAQAVDFFKSAMENNNPYNIIFLDVIMPEMNGLQALESIRNKEQSLGITPGNEVKIVMATALNSPKDVLDAYYIGGCNNYITKPFDFKKIAEMLKKHGFSKE, encoded by the coding sequence ATGCGAATACTAATCGCTGATGATGACTTTGCAATTCGCACGTTGTTACAGCAATTCCTTGGGGATTATGGCGAAGTGGATGCTGCTGTAAGTGGTGCACAAGCTGTTGATTTTTTCAAGAGTGCAATGGAAAATAATAACCCATACAATATTATTTTTCTTGACGTTATAATGCCTGAAATGAATGGCTTACAAGCGTTGGAAAGTATTCGCAATAAGGAGCAGTCTCTTGGGATTACACCCGGCAACGAGGTAAAAATTGTTATGGCAACCGCACTCAATTCTCCAAAAGACGTGCTTGACGCTTACTATATAGGCGGCTGTAACAACTATATTACAAAACCGTTTGACTTTAAAAAGATTGCTGAGATGCTTAAAAAACATGGTTTTTCTAAAGAATAG
- a CDS encoding response regulator gives MRILIAEDDFASRTMLQRFLEDYGDVDVTINGEEAVDVFNLALDDNEPYELICLDIEMPEMDGLKALKTIRDKEKSMGVRPDTEVKIVMTTSKDSTKEVLDAYYWSGCNDYLTKPIDLQKLTALLQKYGFSKE, from the coding sequence ATGCGAATACTTATAGCAGAAGATGACTTTGCAAGCCGCACAATGTTACAGCGTTTTTTAGAGGACTATGGCGATGTTGATGTTACTATAAACGGCGAAGAGGCTGTTGATGTTTTTAATCTTGCACTGGACGATAATGAACCCTATGAGCTTATCTGTCTTGACATTGAAATGCCGGAAATGGATGGCTTAAAAGCTTTAAAAACCATTCGGGATAAAGAAAAGAGCATGGGAGTTAGACCTGATACTGAGGTTAAAATTGTCATGACAACGTCCAAGGATTCTACTAAAGAAGTTCTGGATGCCTATTACTGGAGCGGCTGTAACGATTATCTTACAAAACCGATTGATCTGCAAAAACTGACCGCACTGCTTCAAAAGTATGGCTTTTCTAAAGAGTGA
- the recR gene encoding recombination protein RecR has translation MSHGIIETLVSELMRLPTIGRKTAQRLAFYILSMPEDEAKSIARAILDVKERARLCSVCFNISERETCQLCEDSSRDGGKICVVEEPGNVAVIEKTGLFNGLYHVLHGNLSPIDGITPEKLKLEALSDRVKRGTVSEVILATNPNTKGEMTAQYIANLLRPYKIIVTRIAYGLPMGGDIEFADEVTMGKSFQGRNVI, from the coding sequence ATGTCACATGGAATAATTGAAACGCTGGTTAGCGAACTTATGCGACTGCCTACAATAGGCAGAAAAACGGCACAACGCCTTGCCTTCTATATTCTGTCAATGCCGGAGGATGAGGCAAAATCCATAGCAAGGGCGATATTGGACGTTAAAGAAAGAGCGCGCCTTTGCAGTGTTTGTTTTAATATTTCAGAAAGGGAGACATGTCAACTTTGTGAGGACAGCTCACGTGATGGCGGAAAAATTTGTGTGGTAGAGGAGCCAGGTAACGTTGCAGTTATAGAGAAAACAGGGCTTTTTAACGGTCTTTACCACGTGCTTCACGGAAACCTCTCGCCAATTGACGGCATAACTCCCGAAAAACTTAAACTTGAGGCTCTCTCAGACAGGGTCAAAAGAGGCACTGTTTCAGAAGTCATTCTTGCCACAAATCCAAACACCAAAGGCGAAATGACTGCCCAGTATATAGCCAACCTGCTTAGACCCTATAAGATAATCGTAACAAGAATTGCTTACGGCCTTCCCATGGGAGGAGACATTGAGTTTGCCGATGAGGTGACTATGGGAAAATCCTTTCAGGGCCGTAACGTAATTTAA
- a CDS encoding YbaB/EbfC family nucleoid-associated protein, giving the protein MSKKMLGNIMREAQKLQEKMVKMQEEASQKTAEASAGGGMVTAVASGAGAIVSVTIDKEVVNPDDLDMLQDLVVAACNEALKRAHELVQDDMSKVTGGLQLPGMEDIAGLFGK; this is encoded by the coding sequence ATGTCCAAAAAAATGCTTGGCAATATAATGAGAGAAGCTCAGAAACTGCAGGAAAAGATGGTTAAAATGCAGGAGGAGGCAAGTCAAAAAACAGCAGAGGCCAGCGCCGGAGGCGGCATGGTAACAGCTGTAGCAAGCGGAGCCGGAGCGATAGTATCAGTCACAATTGACAAAGAAGTGGTTAACCCCGATGATCTTGATATGCTTCAGGACTTAGTAGTAGCAGCGTGTAATGAGGCGCTAAAGAGGGCGCACGAGCTGGTTCAGGATGATATGTCAAAGGTAACTGGAGGGCTTCAACTGCCAGGGATGGAGGATATTGCCGGTTTGTTTGGCAAGTAG
- the dnaX gene encoding DNA polymerase III subunit gamma/tau, whose protein sequence is MAYLVLARKWRPQAFEDLTGQETVTKILKNALAEKRVAHAYLFSGPRGVGKTTAARIFAKALNCAQGPTPTPCLTCSQCKSIVEGSFLDVIEIDGASNTGVDDAREIREKVRYMPSSGNYKVYIIDEVHMLSVAAFNALLKTLEEPPPHAVFIMATTSPLKVIPTVLSRCQHLQFKRIPAEKIISRITHITNSEGFSITHEAAATLAKAADGSMRDALTLLDQIVSISTEITASTVNTLLGLADQNVIKDMFDCIFAGDRKAILKSIDYLYENGYDLKTFLKNLIDYTRDVLVSMYVKPEDNPHRKICSEESIVVLLSELVKADGLLKTAFSTRIVLEMVLIRVSFLSSLKPIAGLIEEFKSISGKSASAPSNVAPNRKMPDTVPVEIAKPEVKIEEKPLRSAEPKTENTKMSREADEPPVKSTPQTPLSPWEKLLDIISDENPSLWSKLKEAAVEVADGTVTLTYSATGWRLHKDSLLEQAAYVEGILEKLTDTKHKLIFKENTKAVKPKADLKQAALSDPKVKEAMDLFDAAFVKVEPLN, encoded by the coding sequence TTGGCTTATCTGGTTTTAGCAAGAAAGTGGAGACCACAAGCCTTTGAGGATTTAACAGGGCAGGAGACTGTCACTAAGATTCTTAAAAATGCGCTTGCCGAAAAAAGGGTTGCTCATGCGTATCTGTTTTCAGGCCCGCGGGGTGTTGGGAAAACCACAGCAGCACGAATCTTTGCTAAAGCTCTTAACTGTGCACAAGGCCCCACTCCAACCCCATGCCTTACATGCTCTCAGTGTAAGTCCATTGTGGAGGGTTCGTTTCTTGACGTCATTGAAATAGACGGCGCATCCAACACTGGTGTCGATGATGCTAGAGAAATCAGGGAGAAAGTCAGGTACATGCCCTCATCCGGCAATTACAAGGTGTATATCATTGACGAGGTGCATATGCTCTCCGTAGCTGCTTTTAATGCGCTTCTTAAAACCCTTGAAGAGCCGCCTCCGCACGCCGTATTTATCATGGCTACGACATCTCCTCTTAAAGTTATTCCAACTGTCTTGTCCCGCTGTCAGCATTTACAGTTTAAACGAATTCCGGCTGAGAAAATCATAAGTAGAATCACTCATATAACCAACTCCGAGGGTTTTAGCATAACCCATGAGGCAGCTGCAACATTAGCAAAGGCTGCTGATGGGAGCATGAGAGACGCTCTGACTCTGCTTGACCAAATCGTGTCCATCTCAACAGAAATCACCGCATCCACCGTTAACACACTCTTAGGACTTGCTGACCAAAATGTCATAAAAGATATGTTTGACTGTATATTTGCAGGTGACAGAAAGGCAATTCTTAAATCCATAGACTACCTCTACGAAAACGGCTACGACTTGAAGACATTTCTCAAAAATCTGATTGATTACACCAGAGACGTGCTGGTTTCTATGTACGTTAAGCCAGAGGACAATCCACATCGCAAAATATGTTCGGAGGAATCCATAGTGGTGCTCCTTAGTGAACTCGTTAAAGCCGATGGTTTGTTAAAGACAGCATTTTCCACGCGCATTGTGCTTGAGATGGTTTTAATACGGGTTAGTTTTCTTTCCAGCCTCAAACCAATTGCAGGACTGATTGAAGAGTTTAAATCTATAAGCGGCAAGAGCGCATCTGCACCGTCTAACGTCGCCCCAAATAGAAAAATGCCTGATACTGTCCCAGTTGAAATCGCAAAACCTGAAGTCAAAATTGAAGAGAAACCTTTAAGAAGCGCTGAACCTAAAACAGAAAACACTAAGATGTCAAGAGAAGCCGATGAACCACCCGTCAAAAGTACTCCTCAGACACCTTTAAGCCCGTGGGAAAAACTGCTTGATATTATCAGTGATGAAAATCCATCGTTGTGGTCAAAGCTAAAAGAGGCGGCAGTTGAGGTGGCAGATGGCACCGTAACGCTTACATACAGCGCCACTGGTTGGAGGTTACATAAGGACTCACTTTTAGAACAGGCCGCATATGTGGAGGGAATTTTAGAGAAATTGACCGACACCAAACACAAGTTAATATTTAAGGAAAACACAAAAGCTGTTAAACCCAAGGCGGACTTAAAACAGGCAGCGCTATCTGACCCTAAAGTGAAAGAGGCGATGGATCTCTTTGATGCAGCCTTTGTAAAGGTAGAACCACTAAATTGA